From the genome of Sphingopyxis sp. DBS4:
TCGCCCGCCTTTCGCCGCGCCGGTCGAGCCTGCTGTAGAATCCGCAGAAGCCGTCGTGCCCGCTCCTGTCTCTTCGCCGGTTGACGACGAGCAGATCGCTGCGCTCAAGGAGCAGATCGCCAGTCTCGAGGCGCGCATCGTCGAACAGGATGCCGCGCTTCGCCGGGTGCTCGACCTGCTGATCGAGTGGGTCGAACGCGATCCCGAAAATTCGCCCAACCCCGCCCGGTCCGAAGTGTGGGCCGCGTGACGCGCTGAACATCATCGGCTAAGATGCTGATGAAGGTGAGGGAAAATGCAGAACGGCCTGTCGGTCGATGTCGAGGACTGGTTCCAGGTCGGCGCCTTTGAGCGCACGATCGACCGTGCCGACTGGCCGGCGCTCGAATGCCGGGTCGAGGCGAATTGCGACGCGGTGCTGCAAATCTTTGCCGATGCGGGCGTGAAGGGCACTTTCTTCACGCTGGGTTGGGTGGCAGAGCGCTATCCGGCGCTGATCCGGCGGATCGTCGATGCCGGGCACGAACTCGCGAGCCATGGCTATGACCACAAGCGCGTGTTCCAGATGACCGCCGACGAATTCGCGGCGGACCTCAAGAAGGCGCGGGCGATCCTCGAAGATTTGGGCGGGGTCGCGATCCGCGGCTATCGCGCGCCGAGCTTCTCGATCGACACGCGCACCCCCTGGGCGCATCCGGTGCTTGCCGAGCAGGGCTATGCCTATTCGTCGAGCGTCGCGCCCGTCGTCCACGACCATTATGGCTGGCCGCAAAGCCCGCGCCATGTCTGGCGGCCGGTGGCGGGCAGCGATCTCGTCGAATGGCCGGTGACGACCGCGCGAATCGCCGGGCGCACGCTTGCGGCGGGCGGTGGCGGGTTCATGCGGCTGTTGCCCTATGGCTTCACGCGCTGGGCGATCGCGCGAATGAACGCAGAGGGGCATCCGGCGATTCTCTATTTCCATCCGTGGGAGATCGACCCCGGCCAGCCGCGCGTCGCCGATGCGCCGATCAAGTCGAAGATCCGTCATTACAGCGGCCTGTCGGCGATGGCGGGCAAGCTGAAGAAATTGCTTGCCGATTTCGAATGGACCCGCGCCGACGCCCTGCTCCCCGCGCAGCAGGATCGCGCGCAGCCGTGGCGTGCCGCGGCGTGAACGCGCCGGTGCATCCGGTGACGAAGCTGTCGGTTGCGCCGCTGGATAATGCGGCGTCATGGGACGCCTATGTCGCGGCGCATCCCGATGCCACGCCCTTCCATACCCGCGCGTGGTGCGAGGCGATCACGAAGGCGACGGGGCACACATGCCATGTGCTCGCGGCGCATGATGCGGCGGGGATTATCGTCGGCGTGCTGCCGCTCCACCATATCCGCTCGCCGCTGTTCGGGCAGGCTCTCGTCGCGACCGGCTTTGCCGTCGATGGCGGGTTGCTGGCCGACAATGAGGATGCGGCGGCGGTGCTTGCCGACGCGGCTGCTGCCCTCGCTGCATCGCTGGGTGTCTCATCGGTCGAACTGCGCGGCGGTCCCTTGCCCGAAGGCTCGGGCTGGCGGGTCGAAGACGGCGTATATGCCGGTTTCGCGCGCGACCTGGCGGCCGATGACGATGCCGAATTGCTCGCTATCCCGCGCAAACAGCGCGCCGAGGTGCGCAAGGCGCTCGAAAGCGGGCTGACCGTGACGACGGGCCGCGACGCCGCCGAACGCCGCGATCATTATCGCATCTATGCGACGAGCGTCCGCAACCTCGGCACGCCGGTATTCCCGAAGGCTTTGTTCGACGTGGTGCTCGACGCGTTCGGCGACGATGCCGACATTTTGACCGTGCGCGACGGCGGGAGGCCGGTGGCGAGCGTGCTCAGCCTTTACTGGCGCGGCACGGTGATGCCCTATTGGGGCGGCGGCACCGCCGAGGCGCGGGGGCTGCGCGCCAACGAACGCATGTATTACGCGCTGATGTATCATGCCCGCGCAAAGGGCTGCACGCGCTTCGACTTCGGGCGCTCGAAGGTCGGAACGGGGCCGTTCGCCTACAAGAAGAATTGGGGTTTCGAGCCGCGCCCGCTCGTCTATGCGCGCTGGCTGGCGCCGGGCGAAACCCCGCGCGACACCAACCCCAACAGCGCCAAATATAGGCTACAAGTCGACCTCTGGAAGAAACTGCCGCTGTGGGCGGCGAACCGCATCGGCCCGCTGATCGCGCGCGGGTTGGGGTGATGGCCGAAATATTGTTTCTGGTGCATCGCGCGCCATGGCCGCCCGACCGCGGCGACCGCATTCGCAGTTGGCATATGTTCGAGGCGCTGGCGAAGCTCGCGCCGGTGCATGTCGCCGCGCTTGCCGACAATGAGGCTGATGCGGCAGCGGCGCGGGCCAAGATGGCACCGCTTTGTAAGAGTTTGTGCATCGAAGTGCGTAAGGTTTCGCGCCCCGCCGCGCTGGCGCAGGCGGTGCTGCGCGGCGAGCCGGTGTCGAACCGGCTGTTCCGGAATGCCGCGCTCGCCGAGCATATCGAAGCGCTGCTCGCGCTCGGCACCGTCACCCATATCGTCGCTTTCTCGGGTCAGACGGCGCAATATCTTCCGGCTCGCTTTGACGGGCCGGTGATCATGGATTTCGTCGATGTCGATTCGGCGAAGTTCGCGACTTATGCGGAGCAGGACAAGCGCCAGCCGCTCAACTGGGTTCATGCACGCGAGGCGAAGAAGCTCGGGGCGTTCGAGGCCGATGTTGCGCGCCGGGTCGATGCCAGCCTGTTCGTCAGCGAGGCCGAGGCCGCGCTGTTTCGCGAACGGAGCGGACTGGGCGGCGACATCGTCTTCGCGATCGAGAATGGCATCGACACCGACCGCTTCGACCCCGCGCTGGCGCTCGACTGGCTGGACGAGGACGAAGGGCCGCTCGCAGTGTTCACCGGCCAGATGGACTATCGCCCGAACATTGACGCGGTACAGTGGTTCGTGGCCGACATCTTCCCGCTCATCCGCAAGGCGCATCCCACCGCGCGTTTCGCGATCGTCGGCCGCGCCCCGACCGAGGAGGTGCGTGCGCTGGCGGCGCTGCCCGGTGTGACCGTCACCGGCGAGGTCCCCGACGTCCGCCCGTGGCTCGCCGCCGCCGACGCGGTCGTCGCGCCGCTGCTGCTCGCCCGCGGGGTGCAGAACAAGCTGCTCGAGGCGATGGCGATGGCGCGGCCTGTGGTCGCGAGCGCTGCGGCGGCAACCGGAATCGACGCGGTGGATGGCGAGCATCTGCTCGTGGCCGATGATGCGGCCGGGATGGCGGCGGCGGTCGTTCGCCTGTTCGCTGATCCGGCCGCGGCGGCGGCGATGGGTCAGGCGGCGCGCGCGCGGATGATCGCGCGCTATGGCTGGGAGGCACGCCTTGCGCCGCTCGCCGACTTGCTGGGGCTGGACGCGTGACGCGCTGGCAGCACCATCTCGCGGCGCTGGCGATCCTGTCGGCGGTGATCCTCGCGATTTTTCACGCCGATGCCGTCGATATGATCGGCATCTGGTGGCATAGTTCGACCTTCACCCATTGCCTGTTGATGGTGCCGATGATTGGCTGGCTGGTGTCGCAGCGGGCCGCTTTGCTCAAGCCGCTGACCCCCGCTTATTGGTGGCCCGCGCTGGTCTGGATGGCGGGCGCGGGGCTGGTCTGGCTCGTCGGCGAGGCGGCGGGGGTCGGTCTGTTCCGCCAGCTTGGGCTGATCCTGATGCTGCAAGGGGCCGTCGCGGTGGCACTCGGCGGGAAGCTGGTGCGCGCGCTGCTCTTTCCGCTCGGCTATGCGCTGCTGCTCGTGCCGTTCGGCGAGGAGCTGGTGCCTTTGCTCCAGACGCTCACCGCGAAGATCAGCATCGCGCTGCTCCACCTGTCGGGGCTGTCGGCCGAGATCGAGGGAGTGTTCATCACCACCCGCGCGGGCTTCTTCGAGGTGGCCGAGGCCTGCTCGGGGGTCAATTTCCTGATGGCGATGCTGGCTTATGCGGTGTTCGCGGCGCACCTCTGTTTCAAAAGCTGGACGCGGCGGATCGTCTTCGTCGCGCTCGCGCTCGCGACGACGGTGCTCGCCAATGCGCTGCGCGCATACGGCACGATGGTCGCCGCCGAAATCTGGGGGATCGAGCGGGCGGGCGGGATCGACCATGTCTTCTATGGCTGGGTCTTTTTCGGGGTCGTCATTCTGCTCGTGATGCTGATCGCGCGGCGCTGGTTCGACCGGCCCGCGAACGACGTCGCGGCCGATGTCGCTGACCTCGATGGCCTGCCGCGCCATGCGGGGGCGGCGAAGGGGGTTCTTCCCGCCGCGCTCGCGCTGCCCCTGCTCTTCGCCGCCTGGGGCTGGCTGGTCGGCGGTCGTTCGGCGCCGTTGCCCGAAGCCATGCCGATTGCGGCCCCTGCCGGATGGAGTGTCGCGGCGCGGGAACGGGCGGTATGGATGCCGCGCTTCGACGGCGCAGACCAGCGGTTGGTCCGCGATTTCGTTGATGCGAAGGGGCGACGCGTCGCCGTCGCGATCGGCGGCTATGTGCGGCAGGCCGAGGGGCGCGAGGTCGTCGCTTATGGTCAGGGCGCGGTCGACCCCGACAGCAAATGGGCGTGGAGCGCGGCGCT
Proteins encoded in this window:
- a CDS encoding XrtA system polysaccharide deacetylase gives rise to the protein MQNGLSVDVEDWFQVGAFERTIDRADWPALECRVEANCDAVLQIFADAGVKGTFFTLGWVAERYPALIRRIVDAGHELASHGYDHKRVFQMTADEFAADLKKARAILEDLGGVAIRGYRAPSFSIDTRTPWAHPVLAEQGYAYSSSVAPVVHDHYGWPQSPRHVWRPVAGSDLVEWPVTTARIAGRTLAAGGGGFMRLLPYGFTRWAIARMNAEGHPAILYFHPWEIDPGQPRVADAPIKSKIRHYSGLSAMAGKLKKLLADFEWTRADALLPAQQDRAQPWRAAA
- a CDS encoding FemAB family XrtA/PEP-CTERM system-associated protein yields the protein MACRGVNAPVHPVTKLSVAPLDNAASWDAYVAAHPDATPFHTRAWCEAITKATGHTCHVLAAHDAAGIIVGVLPLHHIRSPLFGQALVATGFAVDGGLLADNEDAAAVLADAAAALAASLGVSSVELRGGPLPEGSGWRVEDGVYAGFARDLAADDDAELLAIPRKQRAEVRKALESGLTVTTGRDAAERRDHYRIYATSVRNLGTPVFPKALFDVVLDAFGDDADILTVRDGGRPVASVLSLYWRGTVMPYWGGGTAEARGLRANERMYYALMYHARAKGCTRFDFGRSKVGTGPFAYKKNWGFEPRPLVYARWLAPGETPRDTNPNSAKYRLQVDLWKKLPLWAANRIGPLIARGLG
- a CDS encoding TIGR03087 family PEP-CTERM/XrtA system glycosyltransferase gives rise to the protein MAEILFLVHRAPWPPDRGDRIRSWHMFEALAKLAPVHVAALADNEADAAAARAKMAPLCKSLCIEVRKVSRPAALAQAVLRGEPVSNRLFRNAALAEHIEALLALGTVTHIVAFSGQTAQYLPARFDGPVIMDFVDVDSAKFATYAEQDKRQPLNWVHAREAKKLGAFEADVARRVDASLFVSEAEAALFRERSGLGGDIVFAIENGIDTDRFDPALALDWLDEDEGPLAVFTGQMDYRPNIDAVQWFVADIFPLIRKAHPTARFAIVGRAPTEEVRALAALPGVTVTGEVPDVRPWLAAADAVVAPLLLARGVQNKLLEAMAMARPVVASAAAATGIDAVDGEHLLVADDAAGMAAAVVRLFADPAAAAAMGQAARARMIARYGWEARLAPLADLLGLDA
- the xrtA gene encoding exosortase A, which gives rise to MTRWQHHLAALAILSAVILAIFHADAVDMIGIWWHSSTFTHCLLMVPMIGWLVSQRAALLKPLTPAYWWPALVWMAGAGLVWLVGEAAGVGLFRQLGLILMLQGAVAVALGGKLVRALLFPLGYALLLVPFGEELVPLLQTLTAKISIALLHLSGLSAEIEGVFITTRAGFFEVAEACSGVNFLMAMLAYAVFAAHLCFKSWTRRIVFVALALATTVLANALRAYGTMVAAEIWGIERAGGIDHVFYGWVFFGVVILLVMLIARRWFDRPANDVAADVADLDGLPRHAGAAKGVLPAALALPLLFAAWGWLVGGRSAPLPEAMPIAAPAGWSVAARERAVWMPRFDGADQRLVRDFVDAKGRRVAVAIGGYVRQAEGREVVAYGQGAVDPDSKWAWSAALPPVEGAKTERLLHPGPVLRDAATWYVVDGSATGNPRGAKLAELKARLLGGDPRALSLIVSSEEGQGGAQAISDFVSASGGAQAMADRALKLR